The Lactuca sativa cultivar Salinas chromosome 2, Lsat_Salinas_v11, whole genome shotgun sequence genome includes a window with the following:
- the LOC111887990 gene encoding inositol transporter 1 isoform X2, translating into MTIDLVPGSSGLIDAGGDKKITYFSNKYVLGLTVIAGIGGLLFGYDTGVISGALLYIRDDFKAVDQSSVLQETIVSMALLGAIIGAATGGWINDTHGRKSATLIADVIFAVGSFVMASAPDPYVLIFGRLLVGIGVGIASVTAPMYIAEAAPSEIRGGLVSTNVLMITGGQFLSYLVNLGFTQVRGTWRWMLGIAAIPAILQFSLMLLLPESPRWLYKNRSSSEAIAMLSKIYDPDRLQDELQQLSAALDEERRNRNSVRYRDVFKIKEIRLAFVAGAGLQAFQQFTGINTVMYYSPTIVQMAGFGSNQLALQLSLIVALMNAAGTIVGIYLIDHVGRRKLALSSLTGVILSLILLAVAFFLESSGHANMGWVAVLGLVLYISAFAPGMGPVPWTVNSEIYSESYRGICGGMSATVNWVSNLIVAQSFLSIADAVGIGMTFLILAGIGVVAVGFVVVFVPETKGLTFEEVEKLWRERAWGCGNNGNVTQSLLEDDEA; encoded by the exons ATGACGATTGACTTGGTACCAGGGAGTTCAGGGTTAATCGACGCTGGTGGtgacaagaaaatcacatattttAGCAACAAATACGTGCTGGGCTTGACTGTAATTGCCGGCATTGGTGGTCTCCTTTTCGGTTACGACACAG GAGTCATATCAGGAGCCCTTCTATACATCCGTGATGATTTTAAAGCAGTCGATCAAAGCAGTGTCTTACAG GAGACAATTGTTAGCATGGCTTTACTTGGTGCCATAATCGGAGCTGCAACTGGTGGGTGGATAAATGACACACATGGGCGAAAAAGTGCTACACTTATTGCTGACGTCATCTTTGCAGTTGGATCTTTTGTGATGGCTAGTGCCCCTGATCCATATGTGCTTATATTTGGTCGATTATTGGTTGGAATTGGTGTTGGAATTGCTTCTGTTACAGCTCCAATGTATATTGCTGAAGCTGCACCTTCGGAAATAAGAGGAGGGCTTGTGAGCACCAATGTGCTTATGATCACTGGTGGACAATTTCTTTCGTATCTTGTTAATCTTGGCTTCACACAG GTTCGTGGGACATGGCGATGGATGCTTGGAATTGCTGCTATTCCTGCCATCCTTCAGTTTTCCTTGATGTTGCTTTTACCCGAATCACCTCGTTGGCTATACAAAAAC AGAAGTAGTTCAGAGGCAATTGCCATGTTGTCAAAGATTTATGATCCTGATCGATTACAAGATGAACTCCAACAGCTTTCTGCTGCCTTAGATGAAGAACGCAGAAACAGGAATTCTGTGAGATATCGTGATGTGTTTAAAATTAAAGAAATCAGACTTGCATTTGTGGCTGGAGCTGGTTTACAG GCATTTCAACAATTCACCGGAATCAACACTGTCATGTACTACAGTCCAACGATAGTCCAAATGGCCGGATTCGGATCAAACCAATTAGCCCTTCAACTCTCTCTCATAGTCGCATTAATGAACGCCGCCGGAACAATCGTCGGAATCTACCTCATCGACCACGTCGGCCGCCGGAAACTCGCGCTCAGCAGCCTAACAGGGGTAATTCTGTCATTAATCCTTCTCGCGGTTGCGTTCTTCCTTGAATCATCCGGACACGCCAACATGGGATGGGTTGCGGTTCTTGGATTAGTGCTTTATATTTCCGCTTTTGCCCCTGGGATGGGGCCGGTTCCGTGGACGGTGAATTCCGAGATATATTCGGAATCGTATCGCGGGATTTGTGGCGGAATGTCGGCTACGGTGAATTGGGTGTCGAATTTGATTGTTGCTCAGAGCTTTCTTTCGATTGCGGATGCGGTTGGAATTGGGATGACTTTTTTGATTTTGGCGGGAATTGGGGTGGTGGCGGTGGGTTTTGTGGTGGTGTTTGTGCCGGAGACTAAAGGGTTGACTTTTGAGGAGGTGGAGAAGTTGTGGAGGGAAAGGGCTTGGGGATGTGGTAATAATGGTAATGTAACACAATCCCTACTTGAAGATGATGAGGCATAG
- the LOC111887990 gene encoding inositol transporter 1 isoform X1, with amino-acid sequence MALLGAIIGAATGGWINDTHGRKSATLIADVIFAVGSFVMASAPDPYVLIFGRLLVGIGVGIASVTAPMYIAEAAPSEIRGGLVSTNVLMITGGQFLSYLVNLGFTQVRGTWRWMLGIAAIPAILQFSLMLLLPESPRWLYKNRSSSEAIAMLSKIYDPDRLQDELQQLSAALDEERRNRNSVRYRDVFKIKEIRLAFVAGAGLQAFQQFTGINTVMYYSPTIVQMAGFGSNQLALQLSLIVALMNAAGTIVGIYLIDHVGRRKLALSSLTGVILSLILLAVAFFLESSGHANMGWVAVLGLVLYISAFAPGMGPVPWTVNSEIYSESYRGICGGMSATVNWVSNLIVAQSFLSIADAVGIGMTFLILAGIGVVAVGFVVVFVPETKGLTFEEVEKLWRERAWGCGNNGNVTQSLLEDDEA; translated from the exons ATGGCTTTACTTGGTGCCATAATCGGAGCTGCAACTGGTGGGTGGATAAATGACACACATGGGCGAAAAAGTGCTACACTTATTGCTGACGTCATCTTTGCAGTTGGATCTTTTGTGATGGCTAGTGCCCCTGATCCATATGTGCTTATATTTGGTCGATTATTGGTTGGAATTGGTGTTGGAATTGCTTCTGTTACAGCTCCAATGTATATTGCTGAAGCTGCACCTTCGGAAATAAGAGGAGGGCTTGTGAGCACCAATGTGCTTATGATCACTGGTGGACAATTTCTTTCGTATCTTGTTAATCTTGGCTTCACACAG GTTCGTGGGACATGGCGATGGATGCTTGGAATTGCTGCTATTCCTGCCATCCTTCAGTTTTCCTTGATGTTGCTTTTACCCGAATCACCTCGTTGGCTATACAAAAAC AGAAGTAGTTCAGAGGCAATTGCCATGTTGTCAAAGATTTATGATCCTGATCGATTACAAGATGAACTCCAACAGCTTTCTGCTGCCTTAGATGAAGAACGCAGAAACAGGAATTCTGTGAGATATCGTGATGTGTTTAAAATTAAAGAAATCAGACTTGCATTTGTGGCTGGAGCTGGTTTACAG GCATTTCAACAATTCACCGGAATCAACACTGTCATGTACTACAGTCCAACGATAGTCCAAATGGCCGGATTCGGATCAAACCAATTAGCCCTTCAACTCTCTCTCATAGTCGCATTAATGAACGCCGCCGGAACAATCGTCGGAATCTACCTCATCGACCACGTCGGCCGCCGGAAACTCGCGCTCAGCAGCCTAACAGGGGTAATTCTGTCATTAATCCTTCTCGCGGTTGCGTTCTTCCTTGAATCATCCGGACACGCCAACATGGGATGGGTTGCGGTTCTTGGATTAGTGCTTTATATTTCCGCTTTTGCCCCTGGGATGGGGCCGGTTCCGTGGACGGTGAATTCCGAGATATATTCGGAATCGTATCGCGGGATTTGTGGCGGAATGTCGGCTACGGTGAATTGGGTGTCGAATTTGATTGTTGCTCAGAGCTTTCTTTCGATTGCGGATGCGGTTGGAATTGGGATGACTTTTTTGATTTTGGCGGGAATTGGGGTGGTGGCGGTGGGTTTTGTGGTGGTGTTTGTGCCGGAGACTAAAGGGTTGACTTTTGAGGAGGTGGAGAAGTTGTGGAGGGAAAGGGCTTGGGGATGTGGTAATAATGGTAATGTAACACAATCCCTACTTGAAGATGATGAGGCATAG